From Daucus carota subsp. sativus chromosome 6, DH1 v3.0, whole genome shotgun sequence, the proteins below share one genomic window:
- the LOC108203360 gene encoding uncharacterized protein LOC108203360, with protein MRWVNVKDQDKIDVQVVQGLINMLDDTNELVREFRTRRDRFENNDIIDLKITLKVCRAQSGRENHIAPSDEVAGIMVGESNTTCGDRDIIIDSYKDGLERISFIHPKLMALQYPILFPNGEDGYHDQIPFEKNGNNSNNSHEYISMKDYYSYKFQVRESEGMTARLGGRLFQQYMVDAFSSIEQTLLWWFRINQTTLRNELYTHICDSLRKGNSDSSKIGKVMYVVEFQKRGLPHVHMLIWLDSPSKMYLKQNLDKFVSAEIPDPLKDPVGYAAVKQFMMHGPCGLQNPKSQCMKKFRCIRHFPKAYSSRTVFDESGFPLYMRRKQDITVRVRKTDLENQWVVPYNRDPLVKYQCHMNVEICCHARSLKYLFKYCLKGHDTATVQVNGRRMKKSLDNSAEDGFDEINAYFDGRYLCGCEAAYRIFGFPIHYRTISVERLPFHLPGQRNCTFRDNQSLEKVAEREKYRNSKLEAFFILN; from the exons ATGCGTTGGGTAAATGTTAAAGaccaggataaaatcgatgTTCAGGTTGTTCAGGGTCTTATTAACATGTTGGATGATACCAATGAGTTGGTTCGAGAATTCAGAACAAGACGTGACCGATTTGAAAATAATGACATCATTGATTTGAAGATCACCTTAAAGGTTTGTCGAGCCCAGAGTGGCAGAGAGAATCACATTGCTCCTTCAGACGAGGTGGCTGGGATCATGGTTGGTGAAAGCAACACTACCTGCGGTGATCGAGATATAATCATTGATAGTTACAAGGACGGACTGGAACGGATATCCTTCATTCATCCGAAACTAATGGCATTGCAGTATCCTATTTTGTTTCCTAATGGTGAAGATGGTTATCATGACCAAATTCCATTTGAAAAAAATGGAAACAACTCCAACAATTCTCATGAATACATCTCCATGAAAGACTACTACTCCTATAAATTTCAAGTCAGGGAGAGTGAAG GGATGACTGCACGTTTGGGTGGTCGGTTGTTTCAGCAATATATGGTGGATGCTTTCTCATCCATTGAGCAAACTCTCCTTTGGTGGTTCCGTATTAATCAGACTACTTTACGAAATGAGTTATATACTCATATTTGTGATTCACTACGTAAAGGAAATTCTGATTCCTCTAAGATCGGTAAAG TCATGTACGTTGTAGAGTTTCAGAAGAGAGGTTTGCCTCACGTACACATGTTAATATGGCTTGACAGTCCTTCTAAAATGTATCTGAAACAGAATTTGGATAAATTTGTTAGCGCAGAAATTCCTGATCCTTTGAAAGACCCAGTTGGTTACGCTGCAGTAAAACAATTCATGATGCATGGCCCTTGCGGTCTGCAAAATCCTAAATCCCAGTGTATGAAGAAATTCAGGTGCATACGCCATTTTCCAAAAGC GTACTCTTCCCGTACAGTTTTTGATGAAAGTGGATTTCCTTTATATATGCGTCGTAAACAAGATATCACAGTACGTGTGCGCAAGACTGATTTAGAAAATCAATGGGTTGTTCCTTACAACCGGGATCCGTTAGTCAAATATCAGTGTCATATGAATGTGGAAATTTGTTGTCACGCAAGAAGcttgaaatatttgtttaaatattgtCTTAAAGGTCATGACACTGCTACTGTTCAAGTGAATGGTAGAAGGATGAAAAAATCTCTTGACAATTCTGCTGAAGATGGATTTGATGAAATCAATGCATATTTTGATGGGAGATATCTCTGCGGTTGTGAGGCGGCCTATAGGATTTTTGGATTTCCTATACATTACCGGACTATCTCAGTTGAACGTCTGCCATTTCACCTCCCTGGACAAAGGAATTGCACTTTTAGAGATAACCAATCTTTGGAAAAAGTTGCTGAGCGAGAAAAGTATAGAAATAGCAAACTTGAAGCATTTTTTATACTAAATTAG
- the LOC108192731 gene encoding uncharacterized protein LOC108192731: MNSKSSKSSSEEYMENNSGNNWRLFTSEDMNEGYQKLKRRRRRFSSNKENVFAEHTPQSGPLRSRASGPSAQGSALSDITNNIVQDRCSVKPRLRRNVKVPHHTPTGNSFNLTSPTSTPASTICNASSSGDQFIPPKKAMRRCHLESSRTLFPDEEVLETQDQSNDIYENSIEDYSMSDECDSDQEENVVPPVQLGAKDKWKSKRVVADEYASLGGPSAKCLKCNARMWKEERVNKNVTKGTPIFSICCKKGAVKLPPSLPTPDYLLHLHTDAVKSPSSLYTTIQFYVFVYIDRWECGSFNQ; encoded by the exons ATGAACAGCAAATCATCAAAATCGTCCAGTGAAGAATATATG GAGAACAATTCCGGGAACAATTGGCGCCTCTTTACTTCAGAGGATATGAATGAAG GTTATCAAAAGTTGAAAAGGAGGAGACGGAGGTTTAGTTCCAACAAAGAGAATGTGTTTGCTGAGCATACTCCTCAATCAG GACCATTACGTTCTCGAGCCTCTGGCCCCTCTGCTCAGGGGAGTGCCCTGTCTGATATAACCAATAATATTGTTCAAGACCGTTGCTCTGTCAAGCCTAGGTTGCGTAGAAATGTTAAAGTACCTCACCACACTCCAACAG GAAATAGTTTCAACCTCACTTCTCCTACGTCCACTCCTGCAAGTACAATATGTAATGCCAGTAGTAGTGGGGACCAATTTATTCCTCCAAAGAAAGCTATGAGACGATGCCATCTTGAATCGAGTAGAACTCTATTCCCTGATGAAGAAGTACTGGAAACACAAGATCAAAGCAATGATATCTATG AGAACTCCATTGAAGACTACTCGATGTCAGATGAGTGTGATAGTGATCAAG AGGAAAATGTTGTTCCTCCCGTCCAATTAGGAGCAAAAGATAAATGGAAGAGTAAACGTGTTGTGGCAGATGAGTATGCAAGCTTGGGTGGACCCTCTGCTAAGTGTTTAAAATGCAATGCAAGAATGTGGAAAGAAGAGAGGGTCAATAAAAATGTTACGAAGGGCACTCCAATATTCTCTATATGCTGTAAGAAAGGTGCCGTGAAGTTGCCACCTTCTCTTCCAACTCCTGACTATCTACTGCACCTTCACACTGATGCTGTTAAATCTCCATCATCGCTGTATACGACTATACAATTCTATGTTTTCGTTTACATCGACAGGTGGGAATGTGGATCATTCAATCAATAA
- the LOC108203357 gene encoding large ribosomal subunit protein P2z-like: MKVVAAYLLAVLGGNTCPTNDDIKNILGSVGADADDDRIELLLSEVKGKDITELIASGREKLASVPSGGGGGAVAAAAPGAGAGGAAPAAEAKKEEKVEEKEESDDDMGFSLFD, translated from the exons ATGAAGGTTGTAGCTGCATACTTGTTAGCTGTGCTGGGTGGTAACACTTGCCCAACTAATGATGATATCAAGAATATTCTTGGCTCag TCGGAGCAGATGCTGATGATGATAGGATTGAATTGCTACTGTCTGAGGTCAAAGGAAAGGATATCACTGAATTGATCGCATCTGGAAGGGAGAAGTTGGCTTCAGTTCCTtcaggtggtggtggtggtgctgtaGCTGCAGCCGCTCCTGGTGCTGGTGCTGGTGGTGCCGCACCTGCTGCTGAGGCAAAGAAAGAGGAGAAAGTAGAAGAGAAAGAAGAGTCGGATGAT GATATGGGCTTCAGTCTCTTCGATTAa